Proteins from a single region of Nocardiopsis dassonvillei subsp. dassonvillei DSM 43111:
- a CDS encoding S9 family peptidase, translated as MALPARISVEDFFGSPERAGATISPDGARIAYLAPWRDRLNVWVQDLTPSGDFDGEPRCVTADEVRSVQSYQWTEDPRWLLYLQDSGGDENWHLFRVDLEAPEPTAVDLTPFPGARVVGFEPSRGRPGRMTVLLNARDAAEFDLHELDVATGGLTMLAQSPGATGTWFQGREGELFTSSLNADGDFEVSRRDPETGALHPVLVHEGADYPVGVFPTQVTPDGTGMWIGSSKGTDRTRLVRADLSTGEETEVDSHPTFDIDTRAQVFPTFPPPLIRDRRGELLGVRYTGERQVVHALDPHFAEVLANLEKLSEGDLAAISCDDGGRRWVVGFTHDRDPGVTWFYDHSTGESRLLFRAHPHLDPDAMAPMRPVTITARDGLELPSYLTLPVGVEPENLPMVLMVHGGPWARDNWGFNGSAQLWANRGYAVLQVNFRGSSGFGKAHMKAAIGEFAGKMHDDLIDAVDWAVEQGYADPDRVAILGGSYGGYAALVGAAFTPDRFAAAVDVVGISDLANFMRTQPAFVRPALVNNWYRYVGDPAVPEQEADMLARSPISRVDRIAAPLMVVQGANDARVVKAESDNIVASVRGRGVDVEYLVFDDEGHAIVNPENLITMFGAIDRFLARHLGGR; from the coding sequence ATGGCACTGCCCGCGAGGATCTCGGTCGAGGACTTCTTCGGTTCGCCGGAGCGCGCCGGTGCGACGATCTCGCCGGACGGCGCGCGGATCGCCTACCTGGCTCCGTGGAGGGACCGGCTCAACGTCTGGGTCCAGGACCTCACCCCGTCCGGGGACTTCGACGGCGAACCGCGCTGCGTGACCGCCGACGAGGTCCGCAGCGTGCAGAGCTACCAGTGGACCGAGGACCCGCGCTGGCTGCTCTACCTCCAGGACAGCGGCGGCGACGAGAACTGGCACCTGTTCCGGGTCGACCTGGAGGCCCCCGAGCCCACCGCCGTGGACCTGACCCCCTTCCCCGGCGCCCGGGTGGTGGGCTTCGAGCCCTCCCGGGGAAGGCCGGGGAGGATGACCGTCCTGCTCAACGCCCGCGACGCCGCCGAGTTCGACCTGCACGAACTCGACGTGGCCACCGGCGGGCTCACCATGCTGGCCCAGAGCCCCGGCGCCACGGGGACCTGGTTCCAGGGCCGCGAGGGGGAGCTGTTCACCAGCTCCCTCAACGCCGACGGCGACTTCGAGGTCTCCCGCCGCGACCCCGAAACGGGCGCCCTGCACCCGGTCCTGGTCCACGAGGGCGCCGACTACCCGGTGGGAGTCTTCCCCACCCAGGTCACCCCGGACGGGACCGGGATGTGGATCGGCTCCAGCAAGGGCACCGACCGCACCCGCCTGGTGCGAGCCGACCTGTCCACGGGTGAGGAGACCGAGGTGGACAGCCACCCGACCTTCGACATCGACACGCGCGCACAGGTCTTCCCCACCTTTCCCCCGCCGCTGATCCGGGACCGGCGGGGCGAGCTGCTGGGCGTGCGCTACACGGGTGAGCGCCAGGTCGTCCACGCCCTGGATCCGCACTTCGCCGAGGTGCTGGCGAACCTGGAGAAGCTGTCCGAGGGCGACCTGGCAGCGATCTCCTGCGACGACGGCGGGCGGCGGTGGGTCGTGGGCTTCACCCACGACCGGGACCCGGGTGTGACCTGGTTCTACGACCACTCCACCGGGGAGTCCCGGCTGCTGTTCCGCGCCCACCCGCACCTGGACCCCGACGCGATGGCCCCCATGCGGCCGGTCACCATCACCGCGCGCGACGGGCTGGAACTGCCCTCGTACCTGACCCTGCCGGTGGGTGTCGAACCCGAGAACCTGCCGATGGTGCTGATGGTGCACGGCGGTCCCTGGGCCCGCGACAACTGGGGGTTCAACGGTTCCGCGCAGCTGTGGGCCAACCGGGGCTACGCGGTGCTCCAGGTCAACTTCCGCGGCTCCAGCGGGTTCGGCAAGGCCCACATGAAGGCGGCGATCGGCGAGTTCGCCGGGAAGATGCACGACGACCTCATCGACGCCGTGGACTGGGCTGTGGAGCAGGGCTACGCCGACCCGGACCGGGTGGCGATCCTGGGCGGCTCCTACGGCGGCTACGCCGCGCTGGTCGGGGCGGCCTTCACCCCCGACCGCTTCGCCGCCGCCGTCGACGTCGTCGGCATCTCCGACCTGGCCAACTTCATGCGGACCCAGCCCGCGTTCGTGCGACCCGCGCTGGTCAACAACTGGTACCGCTACGTGGGCGACCCGGCCGTCCCCGAGCAGGAGGCCGACATGCTGGCCCGCTCACCGATCAGCAGGGTGGACCGGATCGCCGCGCCGCTGATGGTCGTCCAGGGGGCCAACGACGCCCGCGTGGTCAAGGCCGAGTCCGACAACATCGTCGCGTCGGTGCGCGGGCGCGGCGTGGACGTGGAGTACCTGGTCTTCGACGACGAGGGGCACGCCATCGTCAACCCGGAGAACCTGATCACCATGTTCGGCGCCATCGACCGCTTCCTCGCCCGCCACCTCGGCGGACGGTGA
- a CDS encoding PLD nuclease N-terminal domain-containing protein, with translation MSLLALNDSGLLTTVLPILLLVGVAVVSLVAVVLIIAAVFSILTSRVDGAMKVVWLIFVCIAPLIGAVLWFLVGRNRVPY, from the coding sequence ATGTCACTCCTGGCGCTGAACGACTCGGGCCTCCTCACCACCGTGCTCCCGATCCTGCTGCTGGTCGGGGTCGCGGTGGTGTCCCTGGTGGCGGTCGTGCTGATCATCGCGGCGGTGTTCAGCATCCTCACGTCGCGGGTGGACGGGGCGATGAAGGTCGTCTGGCTCATCTTCGTCTGTATCGCGCCCCTGATCGGGGCCGTCCTGTGGTTCCTCGTCGGGCGCAACCGCGTTCCCTACTGA
- a CDS encoding MFS transporter: MPNPYAQIFAVRGAKGFTVAGLIGRMPVAMTNIGIITMLSTTHGSYALAGAVAAAFTLSMALITPQVSRLADRHGQRRVLPPAAAVSVASLLLMLLCVRFDAPYWTLFAFAVPAGTMPNMSAMSRARWTELLRGSPRLHTAYSFESVADELTFITGPALSVVLSTMAFAQAGPLAAAAFLALGVTLFVAQRGTEPPLQAPEASGTKGAGALSGALLVLVLTLLAGGVIVGSVDVVAVAFAESLGVTSATGVVLSAYALGSAISGLTFGVLDLPWRLHMMLIVAVAGTFATTLPFLAVGSIWTLSVAVFFAGIFFAPTMILVMTLIERTVPPSKLTEGMTWALTGLTIGTAIGTFSSGLAVEESGTTGGFLVAVAAGALALVLTLVFAPLLARAQARAERAQEEQAAEEAAGTAG, encoded by the coding sequence ATGCCCAATCCGTACGCGCAGATCTTCGCGGTGCGTGGAGCCAAGGGCTTCACCGTCGCCGGGCTCATCGGGCGCATGCCCGTGGCCATGACCAACATCGGCATCATCACGATGCTCTCCACCACCCACGGCAGCTACGCCCTGGCGGGCGCGGTGGCCGCCGCCTTCACCCTGTCCATGGCGCTGATCACCCCGCAGGTCTCGCGTCTGGCCGACCGCCACGGACAGCGCCGCGTCCTGCCCCCCGCGGCCGCCGTCAGCGTCGCGTCCCTGCTCCTGATGCTGCTGTGCGTGCGGTTCGACGCGCCGTACTGGACGCTCTTCGCGTTCGCGGTCCCCGCCGGGACCATGCCGAACATGTCCGCGATGTCCCGCGCGCGCTGGACCGAGCTGCTGCGCGGCTCGCCCCGGCTGCACACCGCCTACTCCTTCGAGTCCGTGGCCGACGAACTCACCTTCATCACCGGCCCGGCGCTGTCGGTGGTGCTGAGCACCATGGCCTTCGCCCAGGCCGGTCCGCTGGCCGCGGCCGCCTTCCTGGCCCTGGGCGTCACCCTGTTCGTGGCCCAGCGCGGTACGGAGCCGCCGCTCCAGGCTCCCGAGGCGTCCGGGACCAAGGGCGCGGGCGCGCTCAGCGGCGCCCTCCTGGTCCTGGTGCTGACCCTGCTCGCGGGAGGCGTCATCGTCGGCTCGGTGGACGTGGTCGCGGTGGCCTTCGCCGAGTCGCTCGGCGTGACCAGCGCCACCGGCGTCGTGCTGTCGGCCTACGCGCTCGGGTCGGCGATCTCCGGGCTGACCTTCGGGGTGCTCGACCTGCCCTGGCGGCTCCACATGATGCTGATCGTGGCCGTGGCCGGGACGTTCGCGACCACCCTCCCCTTCCTGGCGGTCGGTAGCATCTGGACCCTGTCCGTGGCCGTGTTCTTCGCGGGGATCTTCTTCGCCCCCACGATGATCCTGGTGATGACGCTGATCGAGCGGACCGTACCGCCGTCCAAGCTGACGGAGGGCATGACCTGGGCCCTGACCGGCCTGACCATCGGTACCGCGATCGGCACCTTCTCCTCGGGGCTGGCGGTGGAGGAGAGCGGCACCACGGGCGGCTTCCTCGTCGCGGTCGCGGCCGGCGCCCTCGCCCTGGTCCTGACCCTGGTGTTCGCCCCCCTCCTGGCCCGGGCCCAGGCGAGGGCCGAGCGGGCGCAGGAGGAACAGGCCGCGGAGGAGGCGGCCGGTACCGCCGGGTGA
- a CDS encoding TetR/AcrR family transcriptional regulator: protein MEATLRVIERDGVAGVSHRTVSQEAGVPTSATTYYFTGLGDLLTAALTGVMDEDSERMRRMSSGGDRRRDLAELLSKVASDPGRLLAEYELFLLAARQPHLREATDRWLAAVSAFARCYTDDPVRVRNVAAVIDGILLHTLLSDHKPDADEFEALLEDVLPRAPRT, encoded by the coding sequence ATCGAGGCCACCCTGCGCGTCATCGAACGCGACGGGGTCGCCGGGGTCAGCCACCGCACGGTCTCCCAGGAGGCGGGGGTGCCCACCTCCGCCACCACCTACTACTTCACCGGCCTGGGAGACCTGCTGACCGCGGCCCTGACCGGTGTGATGGACGAGGACTCCGAGCGGATGCGCCGCATGTCCTCGGGGGGCGACCGCCGACGCGACCTGGCCGAGCTGCTGTCCAAGGTCGCCTCCGACCCTGGCCGACTGCTGGCCGAGTACGAGCTGTTCCTGCTGGCCGCCCGCCAGCCCCACCTGCGTGAGGCCACGGACCGCTGGCTGGCCGCGGTCTCGGCCTTCGCGCGGTGCTACACCGACGACCCCGTACGGGTGCGGAACGTGGCGGCGGTCATCGACGGCATCCTCCTGCACACCCTGCTGAGCGACCACAAACCCGACGCCGACGAGTTCGAGGCCCTGCTGGAGGACGTCCTTCCGCGCGCGCCCCGGACCTGA
- a CDS encoding MFS transporter — protein sequence MSTTSSPQASPPVPSPVRGWSAVVAVALGTFTVVTTEMLPVGLLTPMGASLEVTEGTAGLTLTVTGLVAAATAPFVPALIGRADRKGVLVALMLLLAAANLLSAWAPNFAVMVTARVLVGLGMGGVWALAAGLAPRLVPERSVGSATAAVFSGIAVASVFGVPVGAYIGALTDWRAAFAAFAVLALSVAVAMVVLLPRLPSERAARLSGVTGLLRNPRVVTGLLLAVLLVTGHFAAYTYVRPVLETTAGVSAGLIGTMLLVYGLAGVVGNFASGPRAVRAPRATLVVLSAALGGSVFLLPWIGVTVLGAGVLMVVWGLAYGGVSVSAQTWMMRAAPEEREAVSSLFVGVFNGSIALGALVGGPVLDGAGGTALLWLAAALALGALTTALLGRAPARTA from the coding sequence ATGTCCACGACCTCGTCTCCCCAGGCCTCTCCACCCGTGCCCTCCCCCGTCCGGGGATGGTCCGCCGTCGTCGCGGTGGCCCTCGGCACCTTCACCGTCGTCACCACCGAAATGCTGCCCGTCGGGCTGCTGACCCCCATGGGCGCCTCCCTGGAGGTCACGGAGGGCACCGCCGGGCTGACCCTGACCGTCACCGGCCTGGTGGCGGCGGCCACCGCGCCCTTCGTCCCGGCCCTCATCGGCCGCGCCGACCGCAAGGGCGTCCTCGTGGCTCTCATGCTCCTGCTCGCCGCCGCCAACCTGCTGTCGGCGTGGGCGCCGAACTTCGCGGTCATGGTCACGGCACGCGTGCTCGTCGGCCTGGGCATGGGCGGTGTCTGGGCGCTGGCGGCGGGGCTCGCGCCCCGGCTGGTGCCCGAGCGGTCGGTGGGGTCGGCGACCGCCGCCGTCTTCAGCGGGATCGCCGTCGCCTCGGTGTTCGGCGTGCCGGTGGGCGCCTACATCGGGGCCCTGACCGACTGGCGCGCCGCCTTCGCGGCCTTCGCGGTGCTGGCCCTGTCCGTCGCGGTCGCCATGGTCGTGCTGCTGCCGCGCCTGCCCTCCGAGCGGGCGGCCCGCCTGAGCGGCGTGACCGGCCTGCTGCGCAACCCCAGGGTGGTCACCGGCCTGCTCCTCGCGGTGCTCCTGGTGACCGGCCACTTCGCCGCCTACACCTACGTCCGCCCCGTCCTGGAGACGACGGCGGGGGTCAGCGCGGGTCTGATCGGCACGATGCTGCTGGTCTACGGCCTGGCCGGTGTCGTCGGCAACTTCGCCTCCGGCCCGCGCGCCGTCCGGGCCCCGCGCGCCACCCTCGTGGTGCTCAGCGCTGCCCTGGGCGGATCGGTGTTCCTCCTCCCCTGGATCGGCGTCACGGTCCTGGGGGCGGGGGTGCTCATGGTCGTGTGGGGTCTGGCCTACGGCGGGGTGTCCGTCAGCGCCCAGACCTGGATGATGCGCGCGGCCCCCGAGGAGCGCGAGGCCGTCTCGTCGCTGTTCGTCGGCGTGTTCAACGGCAGCATCGCGCTGGGCGCGCTGGTGGGCGGCCCGGTCCTGGACGGCGCGGGCGGCACCGCGCTCCTGTGGCTGGCCGCCGCGCTGGCCCTGGGCGCGCTCACCACGGCCCTCCTGGGCCGCGCGCCCGCCCGGACGGCCTGA
- a CDS encoding LysR family transcriptional regulator, whose translation MAREIDFHEIECFLVLAEELHFGRTGERLRVSQSRVSQLIRSLEGRVGARLVERTSRRVRLSEFGADFLESLRPSYGALVSVFEDARSRARSTVERVRIGFQGAVYEPLARALTVFERRNPPVAVDLVEIPLADPFGAVREGGVDAAVVLTPVREPDLTLGLTFSRQPQTLALSSSHPFAGREEIGAEELARVRLVPLAGRAPAYWRQVNSPRVTPGGARIPQEGGAVTLQEGLSLVAAGRGALLVCGAAAEYNRRPDVTYVPVTGLAASELALVWRTAARGSRLTAFAAVLAETVA comes from the coding sequence GTGGCGCGTGAGATCGACTTCCACGAGATCGAGTGCTTCCTGGTGCTGGCCGAGGAACTCCACTTCGGCCGTACCGGCGAACGCCTCCGCGTCTCCCAGAGCCGGGTCAGCCAGCTGATCCGCTCGCTGGAGGGCCGGGTCGGCGCGCGCCTGGTGGAGCGCACCAGCCGCCGCGTCCGGCTGAGCGAGTTCGGCGCGGACTTCCTGGAGTCCCTGCGCCCGTCCTACGGTGCGCTGGTCAGCGTGTTCGAGGACGCCCGCTCCCGGGCGCGCTCCACGGTCGAACGGGTGCGGATCGGATTCCAGGGGGCCGTCTACGAGCCGCTGGCGCGGGCGCTCACCGTGTTCGAGCGGCGCAACCCCCCGGTCGCGGTCGACCTGGTGGAGATCCCGCTGGCCGACCCCTTCGGCGCCGTGCGGGAGGGCGGGGTGGACGCGGCCGTGGTCCTGACCCCCGTGCGGGAACCCGACCTGACCCTGGGCCTGACCTTCTCCCGGCAGCCGCAGACCCTGGCCCTGTCCAGCTCCCACCCGTTCGCCGGGCGGGAGGAGATCGGCGCGGAGGAGCTGGCCCGTGTGCGGCTGGTCCCGCTGGCCGGACGGGCGCCCGCGTACTGGCGGCAGGTCAACTCGCCCCGGGTGACCCCGGGCGGGGCGCGCATCCCCCAGGAGGGAGGGGCGGTCACGCTCCAGGAGGGGTTGTCGCTGGTCGCGGCGGGCCGGGGCGCCCTGCTGGTGTGCGGAGCCGCCGCCGAGTACAACCGCCGGCCGGACGTGACCTACGTGCCGGTCACCGGCCTGGCCGCGTCGGAGCTGGCGCTGGTCTGGCGGACCGCGGCACGGGGGTCGCGGCTGACGGCCTTCGCCGCCGTGCTGGCCGAGACGGTCGCCTGA
- a CDS encoding DUF427 domain-containing protein: MTGQGRTPGPDHPITVEPTAARVVARVGDRVVADTEDALTLRESVYPPVHYVPLADVDPAVLRPSATTTHCPYKGTATYRTLAVGEGEELVDAVWAYEEPYPAVAEIAGYVAFQPDGVRVTVDS; this comes from the coding sequence ATGACAGGACAGGGCAGGACACCCGGACCCGACCACCCGATCACCGTCGAACCCACGGCTGCGCGCGTCGTCGCACGGGTCGGGGACCGGGTCGTCGCCGACACCGAGGACGCGCTGACCCTGCGGGAGTCCGTCTACCCGCCGGTCCACTACGTTCCGCTCGCCGACGTGGACCCCGCGGTGCTGCGGCCGAGCGCGACCACCACACACTGCCCCTACAAGGGCACCGCGACCTACCGCACGCTCGCGGTCGGGGAGGGTGAGGAGCTGGTCGACGCGGTGTGGGCGTACGAGGAGCCCTACCCGGCGGTCGCGGAGATCGCCGGGTACGTCGCCTTCCAGCCGGACGGGGTCCGGGTCACCGTCGATTCCTGA
- a CDS encoding TetR/AcrR family transcriptional regulator: protein MDQRTRRRQRNRAAIQEAALRLFERQGYEATTVAQIAREAGVSHMTFFRCFPSKEDVVLRDEYDPMLEELVREQPDTLPAVERIHRATLVGLGRVYEDNREALLARARLLLSIPALRSRIGENLASASTAFERGLAPARGGAFDPNPPGSGASGPDSPASEVPAPDPRGSDAPAPDPSGSETPGLAPPGTEDPAPVLAPPGTEPPDLETRAVAAACSAALSEAVVAWVDSDGQDELPALVDRVFLALRAAPPSHHRS from the coding sequence ATGGACCAGCGCACGCGCCGCAGGCAGCGCAACAGGGCCGCCATCCAGGAGGCCGCCCTGCGCCTGTTCGAGCGGCAGGGCTACGAGGCGACCACGGTCGCCCAGATCGCCCGTGAGGCGGGCGTCTCGCACATGACGTTCTTCCGCTGCTTCCCCTCCAAGGAGGACGTGGTCCTGCGGGACGAGTACGACCCGATGCTGGAGGAGCTGGTCCGCGAGCAGCCCGACACGCTCCCGGCCGTCGAGCGGATCCATCGGGCCACCCTGGTCGGACTCGGCCGGGTCTACGAGGACAACCGGGAGGCGCTGCTGGCCCGGGCCCGCCTCCTACTGTCCATCCCGGCCCTGCGCTCGCGTATCGGCGAGAACCTGGCCTCGGCGAGCACCGCCTTCGAGCGCGGTCTGGCCCCCGCCCGGGGTGGGGCCTTCGACCCGAATCCGCCTGGAAGTGGAGCCTCTGGTCCGGATTCGCCTGCAAGCGAGGTCCCCGCTCCGGATCCGCGTGGAAGCGACGCCCCCGCTCCGGATCCGTCTGGAAGCGAAACCCCCGGCCTGGCTCCGCCCGGAACCGAGGACCCCGCACCCGTCCTGGCTCCGCCCGGGACCGAACCCCCCGACCTGGAGACCAGGGCCGTCGCCGCCGCCTGTTCGGCGGCGCTGTCCGAGGCCGTCGTCGCCTGGGTCGACTCGGACGGGCAGGACGAACTGCCCGCGCTCGTCGACCGGGTCTTCCTCGCCCTGCGCGCCGCCCCACCCTCCCACCACCGATCCTGA
- a CDS encoding ABC transporter ATP-binding protein, with protein sequence MTDQVITVEDLLVRYPNADRPAVAGMSFSVARGEVFGFLGPSGAGKSTTQRVLTRLLRRYEGEVRVLGRPLRDRGADYFERVGVGFELPAGFGKLTARENLAAFASLYRGPVEDPGELLARVDLADAADRRVDDLSKGMRMRLNLARALVNRPELLFLDEPTSGQDPVRSALLREVVREAADRGCTVFLTTHDMATADLLCDRVAFVAGGRIVAVDTPRGFKLRHGRPGLVVRVRGQAPREMPMEALTGDAELLELLRRGEVETLHTREASLDEVFATVTRERL encoded by the coding sequence ATGACCGACCAGGTCATCACCGTCGAGGACCTCCTGGTCCGCTACCCGAACGCCGACCGGCCCGCGGTCGCGGGGATGAGCTTCTCCGTGGCCCGCGGCGAGGTCTTCGGCTTCCTCGGCCCCAGCGGTGCCGGGAAGTCCACCACCCAGAGGGTGCTCACCCGGCTGCTGCGCCGTTACGAGGGCGAGGTGCGCGTCCTCGGCCGTCCCCTGCGCGACCGGGGCGCGGACTACTTCGAGCGCGTGGGTGTGGGCTTCGAGCTCCCGGCCGGGTTCGGCAAGCTCACCGCCCGCGAGAACCTCGCCGCCTTCGCCTCCCTCTACCGCGGACCCGTCGAGGACCCCGGCGAACTCCTGGCCCGGGTGGACCTGGCGGACGCGGCCGACCGCAGGGTCGACGACCTGTCCAAGGGCATGCGCATGCGGCTCAACCTGGCCCGGGCGCTGGTCAACAGACCCGAACTCCTCTTCCTGGACGAGCCCACCTCGGGCCAGGACCCGGTGCGCTCCGCCCTGCTGCGGGAGGTCGTCCGGGAGGCGGCGGACCGGGGGTGCACGGTCTTCCTCACCACGCACGACATGGCCACCGCCGACCTGCTGTGCGACCGGGTCGCCTTCGTGGCCGGGGGACGGATCGTCGCCGTGGACACACCGCGCGGCTTCAAGCTCCGCCACGGCCGTCCCGGACTCGTGGTCCGGGTCCGGGGGCAGGCCCCCCGGGAGATGCCGATGGAGGCCCTGACCGGGGACGCCGAACTCCTGGAGCTGCTGAGGCGGGGCGAGGTGGAGACGCTGCACACCCGTGAGGCCTCGCTGGACGAGGTCTTCGCGACGGTCACCCGGGAGAGGCTGTGA
- a CDS encoding fluoroquinolone export ABC transporter permease subunit, with product MNRLLAATALESRVGLRYGVVPVAAALGAVWTLVLLAVPAEAAGTVASYLLFLDTAGFGALFAAALLLFERTEGTRSALTVTPLRAGEGVAARLAVLTALTLLIAVPMLAAALRGRFADLAQALPPVLGGVALTCLLLLTVCLAVGARSRDLSGFLLAAPLTVAPLVLVPLVHVSGILEHPLLYAVPTTAGADLIRLGAAPGSPDAAPAALVAGTVYAVAWAATGVVAASRAVGRGAAPAPRRHANGRGAGGPARPVTGPVHPRPGPARPVSGRGGLPVIVRFARVDLFGTGRDPLLPLMLGAPVLLALVIRFAFPAASEFVLGSYGFDLAPHTPVVLAALVLLHVPMMFGVVGGLRAVEDSDENVLLVLRASPVSVPAYLGYRTVLVTVLSLAGLAAALPLSGLMISGWTAPVAVALVLAALQAPLLTASMTALSANKVEALVVVKGIGALLALTPVAAWVLPAPWNLLLLPLPPSWPALALPGYDAGPLGPWLCLAGGVLVSAAALALLLRRTVRRIEGA from the coding sequence GTGAACCGCCTGCTCGCGGCTACCGCACTGGAGTCGCGGGTCGGGCTGCGCTACGGCGTCGTACCCGTGGCCGCCGCCCTCGGCGCCGTGTGGACCCTGGTCCTGCTCGCGGTCCCCGCCGAGGCGGCCGGGACGGTGGCGTCCTACCTGCTCTTCCTCGACACGGCGGGCTTCGGCGCGCTCTTCGCCGCGGCCCTGCTGCTCTTCGAACGCACCGAGGGAACGCGTTCGGCGCTGACGGTGACCCCGCTGCGCGCGGGGGAGGGGGTGGCGGCCCGGCTCGCGGTGCTCACCGCGCTGACGCTGCTCATCGCCGTGCCGATGCTCGCGGCGGCGCTGCGAGGCCGGTTCGCCGACCTCGCGCAGGCCCTGCCGCCGGTCCTGGGCGGGGTGGCGCTCACCTGTCTGCTGCTGCTCACTGTGTGCCTGGCGGTGGGCGCCCGCTCCCGGGACCTGTCGGGCTTCCTCCTGGCGGCCCCGCTCACCGTCGCGCCGCTGGTCCTGGTCCCCCTCGTACACGTCAGCGGAATCCTGGAGCACCCGCTCCTGTACGCGGTGCCGACCACCGCGGGCGCCGACCTCATCCGCCTGGGGGCCGCGCCCGGCTCCCCCGACGCGGCCCCAGCGGCCCTGGTCGCGGGCACCGTCTACGCCGTGGCGTGGGCGGCGACCGGGGTGGTCGCCGCCTCCCGCGCGGTCGGGCGCGGAGCGGCTCCCGCTCCCCGGAGGCACGCGAACGGCAGGGGCGCGGGCGGGCCCGCCCGGCCGGTCACCGGGCCTGTCCACCCGCGCCCCGGGCCCGCCCGGCCGGTCAGCGGGCGCGGCGGCCTCCCGGTGATCGTGCGCTTCGCCCGCGTCGACCTCTTCGGCACCGGGCGCGACCCCCTGCTGCCGCTCATGCTCGGCGCCCCGGTCCTGCTGGCGCTGGTCATCCGCTTCGCCTTCCCGGCGGCCTCGGAGTTCGTCCTCGGCTCCTACGGGTTCGACCTCGCGCCGCACACCCCCGTGGTCCTGGCGGCGCTGGTCCTGCTGCACGTGCCCATGATGTTCGGGGTGGTCGGCGGCCTGCGCGCCGTCGAGGACTCCGACGAGAACGTCCTGCTGGTGCTGCGCGCCTCGCCGGTGTCCGTGCCCGCCTACCTCGGCTACCGGACGGTCCTGGTCACCGTCCTGTCCCTGGCCGGGCTCGCCGCGGCCCTGCCCCTGAGCGGGCTCATGATCTCAGGGTGGACCGCGCCGGTCGCGGTCGCCCTCGTGCTCGCTGCTCTCCAGGCGCCGCTGCTGACGGCGTCGATGACCGCGCTGTCCGCCAACAAGGTGGAGGCCCTGGTCGTGGTCAAGGGGATCGGCGCGCTCCTGGCCCTGACCCCCGTGGCGGCCTGGGTCCTACCCGCGCCCTGGAACCTCCTGCTGCTGCCGCTCCCGCCGTCCTGGCCCGCCCTGGCCCTGCCCGGTTACGACGCCGGACCGCTGGGGCCCTGGCTGTGCCTGGCGGGCGGGGTCCTGGTCTCGGCCGCCGCGCTGGCGCTCCTGCTGCGGCGCACCGTGCGGCGGATCGAGGGCGCGTAG